In one Polaribacter sp. ALD11 genomic region, the following are encoded:
- a CDS encoding NAD(P)/FAD-dependent oxidoreductase, which translates to MKDYIIIGAGQSGLAIAYYLNKQNVNYLIVDANSEVGAPWLKRWDSLKLFTPSEFNSLPGLEFPYKKGHYANKYEVAGYLKGYVSNFKIPVEFNHKITSLKKENGIFKLESNLKTFEAKNVIVATGPFHKPFTPSCHTKISEDILQIHSEHYKSPDQLKEGATLVVGAGDSGVQILNEISKTNTPVYFSGNTDIVSLPQEILGKTLWWWFSKVGFLTANKYSWIGKKLSNTGQPVIGTDVKTLFKKQNITCVGRTLDANEKTITFEKQKVNDIKNIVWATGFKPNFNWIDGIELDENHYPKNYRGVSKTIDGLYFLGLPWLYTRGSATLGGVKNDAEYLNEYLIEKVSK; encoded by the coding sequence ATGAAGGATTATATAATTATTGGTGCTGGTCAATCTGGTTTAGCAATTGCGTATTATTTAAATAAACAAAATGTAAATTACTTAATAGTTGATGCCAATTCTGAAGTTGGTGCGCCTTGGTTAAAAAGATGGGATTCTTTAAAATTATTTACGCCTTCGGAATTTAATAGTTTACCTGGTTTAGAATTTCCGTATAAGAAAGGACATTATGCGAATAAATATGAAGTTGCAGGGTATTTAAAAGGATACGTTTCTAATTTTAAGATTCCGGTTGAGTTTAACCATAAAATTACTTCCTTAAAAAAGGAGAATGGCATTTTCAAATTAGAAAGCAACCTTAAAACTTTTGAAGCAAAAAATGTAATTGTTGCAACAGGTCCTTTTCACAAACCTTTTACACCTAGTTGTCATACAAAAATATCGGAAGACATATTACAAATTCATAGTGAGCATTATAAAAGTCCAGATCAATTAAAAGAAGGAGCAACATTGGTTGTTGGCGCTGGAGATTCTGGTGTACAGATTTTAAATGAAATTTCAAAAACGAATACACCTGTCTATTTTTCAGGAAACACAGATATTGTATCACTTCCTCAAGAAATATTAGGGAAAACATTATGGTGGTGGTTTAGTAAAGTAGGTTTTTTAACAGCTAATAAATATTCTTGGATTGGTAAAAAACTAAGTAATACCGGTCAGCCAGTTATTGGTACAGATGTAAAAACGCTGTTTAAAAAACAAAATATTACGTGTGTTGGTAGAACTTTAGATGCAAATGAAAAAACCATCACATTTGAAAAACAAAAGGTAAACGACATTAAGAATATTGTTTGGGCAACCGGTTTTAAACCAAATTTTAATTGGATTGATGGCATTGAGTTAGATGAAAACCACTATCCTAAAAATTACAGAGGTGTAAGTAAAACGATTGACGGATTGTACTTTTTAGGACTTCCATGGTTGTACACAAGAGGTTCGGCTACCTTAGGAGGTGTTAAGAATGATGCAGAATATTTGAATGAATATCTAATAGAAAAAGTTTCGAAATAA